The sequence below is a genomic window from Lolium perenne isolate Kyuss_39 chromosome 7, Kyuss_2.0, whole genome shotgun sequence.
attagtgttacttaagacAATGTGCAATAAAAAATTACTCTACATGTTCAcccccccacatatatcagggtttcggagcaatccgcgcttcggaaaatctgctaagtgttatcgctcaaatgtgaggaaggtcacaccggggagctaattttgcaccattacaccttccaccacactttcacacatatcataggttcacatgcaagatttggtgggattccggtactccggcggtcgttctccctctCCTCCCACCAAAAACtgcggtatgtgtgccccggcgggtctaccccctagatttttctgcgcgagggtgcaccaatgtactttttcattgttttagaTTTGTTTAGAACttatacacatggaaaaccaagattgggaccctttggcacatggtagcctccggcatacccgcagctagagccattatcacacgagggtgcctgatctactggttagggtcagGATTTAGGGGTAGGGCGAGGGTTTAGGGTCAAGGTTAGGATTTATGGTTAGGGATAggtttagagtttagggttagggtttatgatgcatggttttgcAGCTCCAGTGTGagcacgtgtagttaatggttcagggtctaggggtttagggctcgaagcctccccagtttagggtttagggtttaggggagctacttttgcaccattaaaccttccaacacactttcacacatatcatatgtccacatgcaagatttggtgggattccggtgctcccGCGATTGTTCTCCCCCAAAACACCGGTATGTGTGCCTCGGCGGGAtcgaccccctagatttctccgcgcgagggtgcaccaatgtacttttccattgttttaggtttgtttaggacttaaacacatggaaaaccaagattgggaccctttggcacatggtagcctccgaCATACCCGCAGCtacagccattatcacacgagggTGCCTGATCTActcgttagggttaggtttagggttagggttaggatttaggggtagggatagggtttagggtcaaggttaggatttatggttagggataggtttagggtttagggttagggttagggtttatgatgcagggttttgcagctccgtgtcagcacgtgtagttaatggttcagggtctaggggtttagggctcgaagcctccccagtttaggttttagggtttatgggagctactttttcaccattacaccttccaccacactttaatacatatcataggtccacatgcaagatttggtgggattccggtgctccggcggtcgttctccccctccccccaaAAAAATAACGGTATGTGTGCCCTGGCGGGTCTACCTCCCGAGATTTCTCCACgcaagtgtgcaccaatgtaatttttcattgttttaggtttgtttaggacttatacacatggaaaaccaagattgggaccctttggcacatggtagcctccaGCATACCAGcaactagagccattatcacacgagggTGCctaatctactggttagggttatgtttagggttaggatttaggggtaGGGCTAGGTTTTAGGGTCAAGTTTAGGATTTATGGTTAgggataggtttagggtttatggttagggttagggtttatgatgcagggTTTTGCAGCTCCCGTGTCAGCATGTGTAGTTAATGGttcagggtctaggggtttagggctcgaagcctcccagtttagggtttaggggagctacttttgcaccattataccttccaccacactttcatacatatcataggtccacatgaaagatttggtgggattccggtgctccggcggtcgttctctccctccccccaaaaacagcggtatgtgtgtCCCGacaggtctaccccctagatttctccgcacgagggtgcaccaatgtactttttcattttttttaggtttttttaggacttatacacatggaaaaccaatattgggaccctttggcacatggtagcctccgaCATACCcgtagctagagccattatcacacgagcgTGCcttatctactggttagggttaggtttagggttagggttagcatttAGGGTTAGGAATAGGGTTTAGGGTCAAGGTTAGGATTTATGGTTAgggataggtttagggtttagggttagggttagggggtatgatgcagggttttgcagctcccgtgtcagcacgtgtagttaatggttcaggatctaggggtttagggctcgaagcctccccagtttagggtttagggtttaggggtgctaattttgcaccattacaccttccaccacactttcacacatatcataggtccacatgcaggatttggtgggattccggtgctccggcggtcattctcccATTCCCCCCCCCAAGAACAGCGGCATGTGTGCCACGGCAGGTctaccccccctagatttctccgtgcgagggtgcgcCACTGGACTTTTTCATTGttgtaggtttgtttaggacatatacacatggaaaatcaagattgggaccctttgtcaCATGGTAGCCTCAGGATCCTCGTTGTAAGCATCACGCTTCGGTccaagcctaccggcgacgggcctcgctccgctcgtcagaagttagcctccctttggtatatgaatttggatcacaatataacagttGTTTCACGGAAGCCTGCGTGATTGCGAGGAAAATAGAGAGGGACGCGTGACCAGCTGTTAAAAGGCCGGGCGGTGTGGGCGTGTTATATGAGAAAGggatgttgaggaggtgatctgaCGGTATAACTGCTTCTCATGTTTGATGTGATACCACTGGCGTAGCTATGTACAAGTCAGGGGGCACCCCCCAGCTTTTAGAAAATTAGTGAAGAAAAAAAAGGTTTATAGTAAAAAAATTGAGCTTTTTGCCCCCTAGATTATTATTATTCTGTTTCCCCCCCTCCCAGTTTTcctggtgtaacatcccaagtttcaaattaataaagaagaggaatttcaattactcaaattttacaactaacaaaaacttttattttgcaTATAGTATTATGCATAGTGTGCATGCATTCTTGtgtgcatttgccatgatgagtgttgtgTGATGATCAAATATACTTAAACCCTATTACATGCTCTTAGAACCCCAGAAGGAGAGaaataaagaaaatagaaaaaataccattttcactcacatacacatataaccaaatatgcaaatctttAACCAAGACCATcatggcttgtgccattgcttgtgaaacCCTAATATATCAATAataaacacatttgcatcaaagaaacacaaatcaaagcaaAGGAAATATCAAAATtcacttacatatgataatggtcaatttgcaTTTTTTTAACatcatgcccactttgagcccctggtttggcAGTTTCCTAAACTGAAACCTCTCacttctttccacctcatccaagaccatatcaAGATGAACATTTCTTGTGTTGACCACCATGGTTGACTCTGCCTAGTTTGACCAGTATAAAGATGACAAGTGGCAATATTGAAGCAAAGAGAAGATCATCCACTTTTTGATTTTTCACAAACTAGCaccattttgcacaccaccaccaccattctactccaaagaatattcaaatcaactccaccaaaaatatttgaaaaattcaaacattttattcatgcggccattgtgtcgaacaccttgcaggcagtaaTTCAGATTTGGCACACACtctattatccaccagatttttgACTAAACCTTCTTTGTTCAGAGATGATCATTGCTCCTCTAGGTCTCCTGCATCAATGCCAGTACTTGCTCTTGGTGATTAAAGCGTGGAACGGGCAAAAACAATACCATGCCGTGCACATGCCGGCCTCATGCCACTCAACCTCTCTGAGCCTCCTCTCTCCCTTTAATCTTGTCCTGAAGAATCTCCTGGCGTTGCTGATCATCACCATGCACGGCCTGAGCTCGCGCGAGGCTGGCATTGGCCAGGCCAGAGCGTGCCCAGCAAGCCTAGGCACGCCAGCGTGCGCGCTCACCCCGTACTGGGTGCGCCAGAGCGGCAGCTCGACccgtcgcctccgtcctcccctaCACCTCTACCTCTGCATCGAGCTTCTCCACTGCAACCTCTAGCCCGTAGACATCCTCAAGCACTTGCGCGTGCaccatcgccgtcgtcctcgtcgacgtTTTGCCGCCAGTAcagtggcagaaagtgcatgcgcCCGAGCGATCCCGTCACGCTTTTGCCGCGCCAGAGagacgttgagcatcgccatgatGTCGCCTACACCACGCCGTCCTtaccttgccccttcgagcaccaGAACGGTCGCGCCATTAGCAACCCGAGCTTCCGCCGCAGCACCCCTTcctccgctataaatagagcctcCCCGCACACCAATTCTTCACACCATCCCGTTCTCCTCCCATCCTTGCTTCTCAACGACCAGTCAATTAGCCACATTAGCACCGGAGCACCGCCAATTCGtcgccggagcccgccagtacacggagattctcgccgtcgattggagcgtcCCCAAGcgaagccgccggtaccaggagcatcGCCGTCCATGCCAACGTCTccgcgcacctcgccgtcgatcgccggagcccCTGTATGCTCTCCGACCCCCCACCCTCGCCGCCAGAGCCacggcctctcgtcggagacggcGATGCTCGTGCGCCGTTAGATCTAGTTCTAATCCAACGTCCCACACTCGCCCATACCCCTTCGCCTGTTATGATTCGCTGACAGGTGGAACCCACCAtgtcaggcggcctgctcgcgctggacgcgcaGATGGGCTGGCCCGTTTGAATTTCTTCTCTGCGGCCCATTTTCCTTTCCCGCCAAAGCCCAGttattcaaattcgaatttaGGAATTGTTTGAATTGCTTGCAGATGCTTTGCTAAAACTTAAATAATTTCAAATCGGCTGAACCAAATTTTGATTTGGAAAGCTTGGAAAAAGATCTAAACAACCACACTGGTCTCACCCtcagattcattgtagaatttgaatagtaaaaataacaaggtacTGCCTTTTCAAACttaaaactttatttaaaattcaaccataagtgattttgagttgattccaactctcataaatcacatttgacataCTCTAATTGATTCTGCAAAAAGAtagcatagttgtttgtatgatcatgggctagggcggaataatggctatggagccatttctagtccatttaaatcatCTAAATTAAATTGTGTAAATAGTATGAGagttactctctcatttaaatcttgatcctaagtaactcaataagaggtaatgaccttgGTCTAATAAGCCTCATATTTTATTGCttagtgatattaaatctttaccatgctaTTATTAAAAtacatgaggtgtagcacctcatttaaatcatactcccaaataatagatatgaagtgttgaccctgGTCAACATatgttcataccttattattatttgaggagattaaatcttaataagattcaatgagaggaaattattttctctaaagaATTAAATAGCAAAACCAAATCAATAttggtaatgagaagaaattatttttctttaaaaagaaaacaaagtaaatcaccatgctatgaatgatgtgatgctagaataaggttgtgtgaacctttggtgtgtttagtctagcatttaagtttgtgtggtgattgtatacctcgtattcgtttatagatgctagtaccgaggagtatcaagaggaggaggtctactctcaggaggaggaagagaactttgatcactaccccactcaaggcaagctaatattcttgcaaaccaCCCTAatacaaagctctacaagagcaaggcaccatcacattttactttatgtcaaataaacctatcccatgtttttatcttgcaattattttgcttattgtatttcaaagtttacttttgatttatgattcacttggtctagaatagaacaagagcatcaaatttagcctagagcaatcaaagctagatagcacccctcatgactagttgctagtgctaactaaataaaattaactactctagatgggaacatgtgaaatgaaatgactttaaaagattttgaaggtgaatgtgacatgaatgacttggtgaattttgatgaaaactgatgattgggttcggatgcgatacccttccaattatacaagtacccccacaatacctgattatgggtagggcttaactagaagtttgtgtatcttagtatgggttccctctagacaagcatcataggggttatgccgaggctgcctccgttaaaagtgaaatgatgtgaatatgaggtgaatgttagacccaagccctgtgcagttcccgggttgacggtttgtcttcactgggaggccaaactcatggggagaactcatggggagaggtgcctatactagggtatataagtgaaaggttatggttgatgatccgcgtactgagttacgatgattcggggttatccccgacggatgtaatcaaaagttgtggcacaagagtacaacctctgcagagtgttaaacctattcgaatagccgtgtccacggttacggacaattggaaaggccatactgttccgttgtcagaacttTGTCCTGAAAAGGAatgttgaattgaaaggtgacctgacttgaatcacaactgagttgtgggaatgacactaatgttcccacttgagttagttagcaaaaatGGGGAGTCTtcactaaatgtttatgaactaaacttggctttatgcaaataaacctagagcttagcaccctttaTTAAAATTGATAAGTAAttatattagtattagtttgtgagtactttaaagtactcatggctgtatccctggctattcaaatgccagactatgaagaggagcaacattATCAAaacgacggacaacaggacgtctacgataactaggagcatcttctaacgtcaagcgttgcctgtggaatagatagtccactactagtaTGCTTCCGCTACTTGTTATGTTTGTTGATCATGTAGATCAACTAttggtgtaatattggatcatgtgatctattgttgtaagacgattatgtgttgtaataaatgatgacctatgatattcaactgttatgtctcgcaaaaataatcttcctgggattgcgatgtatggcataataggcatccggacttaaaaatccgggtgttgacacctggCAAGCTCCGCCACTGTGTGATACCCTCCTGATTGCTTTCCATATCTTGGAGAAAATAGTTATCTGATTATTGACTGCGGCGATCTGGTCATTGATCCGATATCACGTGACTGATGCTCCTCCCTGTCATATTACGGAGTGCAATACCATTCCTAGATATAAGCCCTatggttttttttagaaaaattctaGAATATTAGGTTTACTGCGTTGCTCCACTTGTATGGACAATATTTTTAGAGATTTGATTAGGTCTTCTTAGCTTATGCAAAGTCCTCTATTAGCTCACGTCAATTGCTTAGGGTAATCCCATCCAAACATGGTGTAACTTTTTCTAAATGTGTGTTCCTTAATTTCTGTGCCAGAAACTATTTGGCTTATATTTAGGGACAGATGGAGTAGTAAAGAAGATATATTGGTTTTGGTTAATGTAGAGAAGTAATAAAAAGGGAAATGTACTCCGTATAAGATCTGGACTTGGAGGAGACTCGGTAGATTATTGTACGAAGAAAAGGAAGTGGAGGAGCACCACGAGTCGGACTGGAGGAGCACCACGGTGACGTACGACGTCTATAAGAACACCACCGCGACCTACAGGTTCTCTGCCCAAAACCATCCTGAAGCAAGCAAGCAGCGGACACATTAGAGAAGCTGAAGCGCTCAGCGTTTTAGCCAACATGGGGTGCAACATGAGTCGTCTCGCCAAGGCGCCGATCTCTGTGGTCCGAATAATCCTTCCCTCAATTTTTCCCAGAATCGCAGAGAACAAATCGAGAGCAGAGACGGAAGGAAAGGGGGCGTCCTCAATGGCCATCTCGGCCGTGCTCGACAACGACGACCTTCTCTACgagatcctcctccgcctcgcCTTCCCCACAAGCCTTGTCCGCGCCGCTCTCGTCTGCAAGCGCTGGCTCGCCCTCGCCTCCGCGCCCGCCTTCCTCCGCCGCTTCCGCGACCTCCACCCGCCCAGCCTCCTTGGCTTCTACGTCGAAACCGAGGGCACCTACCCCCCAAAGTTCGTGCCGTTACCTCAGCCCCCCGAGCTCGCCGCCGTCATCTCCCGTGCTAGCTTCGATTTGGACTCCTTGAGCAGAGACAAGTTCGACGTGGAATACTGCAATAGCCTGCTCATCCTCCACACCGCACACAAGACAAGGGTGCGATGTTCCCTGTACCCTGCGAGGTACACGGCCGTCCTCCCAACCTTCCGGGGCACGAGCATCCATGACGACAGTTTAACGTATCACGAGCATGAAATCCTCGCCAAAGCCGGCGGTGGCGCAGGGGATGGCCTGTCCTACTTCTGCTTGGCAATGGGTTATAAAGAGCAGCACACAGTTATGGACGTGTATGTGCTACAGGACGGTGTATGGGCCATCCACTCTTCCGTTGTAACTCAAGTCCCTAAAATTGAACTGCAACTGCCTCGTACTTTGCTTGGTGACACTAAGATCTATAATTCGGCCTCTGTGAACGACAGGCATAAGCTGGTCGTGCTAGATCTTGTGTCCTCATCATTGTCACTTTTGGACTTGCCAGAAGAGATGTTGCCGTTAAGCTTCGAGCTCTCGCTTACCGATGATTCTCATCTTCATCTGATCCATGTAAAGGGATCTCAGCTTCACATCTGGCTCCACCAGATGGATGGCAATGGCCTATCCAGCTGGTTCCTCGAGGGTACCATTTGCTTGCATGAGATATGTGCTAATTCCATGCTACCAAATTGCATCTTGAAGGATGCTAACGTGGAGGCGGTTGGGGGAAATTCTCGGTTTGTTTTCATGGAGGCAGATGATGTCCTATACCTGTTTGATATTAAGAACAAGGCGGCAAAGAAGGTTTACGAGATTACGCCAGAGGCTAAATCTTTGGATTGTGTCATTCCTATTATGATGGTTTGGCCTCCTAAATTCCCTGTCATGATGGAAAGATGCGATCCAAAATAATGACCCTGTAAGGTTTGCCCTTACATGCTTGCTTTTGTATGTATTGATACTTCTGCATGACCAATGCAGCTCTTTATATGTATGCCAATTTCGGCTGGGTAATACATTTTAGCCATagttttaaatagccggctatagccccgctatagcccggctatagcctttCGAGTAAGGTGCGGCTAAAGGCATCCGCGTGCTAAAAGGTGGCTATAGCCCGCTATAGCCTTTTTCACAGGTCGCggttgtagtcgtcgctaggtgatCCGAATACCAATTTGtaattttctttactttttgggttatttgtactactgttgatgattattaatagatcggtggatttctcgcaaaaaaaaaaaactatgatTTTAGCTCCATCGACCCAGATTGTTATTTGCCATTTCAGATTTTACGGTCTATATTCTAGGTTGTGTGCAAATAGGGAAATCCGGAAGCCTACACAGCTCCTCAAAACCGATATTATTAGCCGCGGCATCAAGTAATCAAATTTGCACAAAACCGATTAACTATGTAACCCATTAAATCTGTAGTGGCAACCAAGAATTAAGGATTTAGGCCAGCAACTAGCTTGCCAGGTAGCATGTGTGCATCTAGACATTGCAGAGATCAGCACACATACCATTGCATACAAATAAGCATGTTGAGGCTAACAAGCTGCATAAGTAAACATGGTAATACTAATATAACCCAGCCACATGACAAACTGCTTGTGTTTGACAGAACGGGTTTGGTACTACGGCAACCCGACATCTGCATTTTCTGTCCCTTAGATCAGTTAAGGCACTTGACAACATTGTTTGTGCCTGTTATCTGATAAAAACAATATAGGGAAAATTAGCTTGGCGTTGTACAGCTTCAAGAGAAGAAAaatatttgaaaaaaaaaactttcAGTGGGTACTCCTGCAGAATTTTTGACCTCGGAATATTCAAGCATATAAACATAATTCTCAACTCCTTTGTCTTTACTTAAAAGCTTGGTGTTTCCACTCTTCTAATAGTCTATTCCCACCAAGCATGAACGAGAAAATTAAGACGTTGTACAGACAATTCAAACATGTATGTCCCACTTAGTAAACAATGTTCAATCGAAGAGGATGTTTGGCATCCTACTGTATAGTGTATACGAAGTTCCTGACACCACCCTTTAAACCGAATGCACGTAAGCAGCCTTGTGATTCAAGAAGGGAAGTATCAGCGTCACTACAGGAAAACGTCAAGGTGCTGACGGCCAAAACCTGTGCTGACGCCTTTTTATCGGGGTTAGAAACACAGATCCCGAACAAGGCAGGCTGGCGtgaaggccgtcggcacaggaaagTTTGTGCCGACTGCCACCATCAGCACAAAAAAGGCGTCGCCACATGATCGgtctggccgtcggcataggggtCTTTGCCGTGACGGTGAGGCAACGCCATGATTTTTTTGGCCCTCTACCCCtattgaaaggacacagatgtcgcctagagggagggggtgaataggcgatttaaaacttttacgagatggacttaacaaatgcagaataaaactagcgtttactttgtcaagcccaaagcctggtttacctatgtgcaccaacaacttattctaagcaatggttcacctatgtgcaccaacaacttatgctaagcaagacaagcaacttatgtgatagcaagatatatataacttcaagcacaatggctatcacaaggtaaagtgcataagtaaagagctcgggtatagagataaccgaggcacgcgggagacgatgatttatcccgaagttcacactcttgcgagtgctaatctccggtggagaggtgcggtggcttagtgctcccgaacgccacaagaggctcaccttgaggtgtggttgctcgatgcacaccaacgccacaaaggcctcacctcaagatgcggtactcacaccacacaccgagcgccacgaaggcgcctcacctaaatctccggtgaccctcgccacaaaggcttaggtcacggttccactaagggatttccttcgaggcagaAACCaagccttacacaaaggttggggcacacatccacaacttaattggaggctcccaacaaatcaccacaaaggtctagaatccgtctagggttccaagaacccaagagtaacaaccttcttgatttcaccaccacgaattaccgtggagaactcaaaccgatgcaccaaatgcaatggcaagaacatcacaaagatgctcaagtccttctctctcaaattccaacaaagctacgaaAGCTATTGGGGGGATAAGagcggaagaacaaagaggagaacacaaaatcctccaagatcaagatctagtgggttcccctcacaaagagagggatttgattggtgaagatgtagatctagatctcctctctcttttccctcaagaatatgcaagaatcatgggaggaaccaagaactagggcaagctttgaatgacaacaatggaggggagagagagagagtgaaccaaccagcccaagaaGGAAGAAGGGGTGCtgaaataccccctcccatcgaaatatgaccgtttgggtatgctcaggccggattatccggggccggata
It includes:
- the LOC127315012 gene encoding uncharacterized protein, whose translation is MGCNMSRLAKAPISVVRIILPSIFPRIAENKSRAETEGKGASSMAISAVLDNDDLLYEILLRLAFPTSLVRAALVCKRWLALASAPAFLRRFRDLHPPSLLGFYVETEGTYPPKFVPLPQPPELAAVISRASFDLDSLSRDKFDVEYCNSLLILHTAHKTRVRCSLYPARYTAVLPTFRGTSIHDDSLTYHEHEILAKAGGGAGDGLSYFCLAMGYKEQHTVMDVYVLQDGVWAIHSSVVTQVPKIELQLPRTLLGDTKIYNSASVNDRHKLVVLDLVSSSLSLLDLPEEMLPLSFELSLTDDSHLHLIHVKGSQLHIWLHQMDGNGLSSWFLEGTICLHEICANSMLPNCILKDANVEAVGGNSRFVFMEADDVLYLFDIKNKAAKKVYEITPEAKSLDCVIPIMMVWPPKFPVMMERCDPK